GCGAGTCCGCGTACGGAATAACGGCTTACTCCAACGTGGTGGTCCGTGCTAAGATCAGCGTAAAGGTCCAGCGGCGGGGATCCGCAAAGGCCGATGGGCATGCCTGTTGAGCCGACGGGGGTCATGGCGATGGGCCCGACGCGCATCCGTTATAGTCCCGAGCTCGAGGAGGCCGTTGTCGAGCAAGCATTCGGGCAGCCATTCTCGGCCACGAAACCGCCCGGGGAACGAACCATGCCGACGACCAGCCAACCGCTTGCCGCGCCCGATCCGCAATCCGAAGAGCGGGGTACGGTGTCCCGTGGAACGCATGCCAGCGTGTTTCAACAGACGATCTACGATGCGGTGCGAGAGGCCGTGGCCGTCCTCGCAGATCGGTTCGCCGAGGTTGTGGTGTCCCGTGCCTGGGCCGCCTCCGAAGAGGGCGCGGAAGTGAGCGAAAACCAATCCACGCTCGGCCTGAAGATTCTCCCGATGCGGTTTGCCGACCCTCTCGGGCTACAGCGATTCCTCCGTCACGAGTTCGGACACGTTACAGACATCCTAGACGTAACGTTCGGCTATGGAACCGAGGCTTTGGACGATCTGGCGGCGACGCGCGCGCTGCGGAAGCGATCCCGTCTGCTCTGGTGCTGTTCCATCGACGGCCGAATCGCAAGCGCGGGTGCCGCGCCATTGCATACCCAGGAAGACTACGAAGCCGAGTTTGTGCGGCTGTTTCCTGGGCTACCGAGCGTCCTCGCCGAGACAACAGTCGGCGCGTTATGGAATGGAGAGCGGCCGCCGTATAGTAGCCTGATGCGTATGGCGGCGGAACTGGTGTGATGTCTCGCGCTTCGTTACCGGACTGGTCGTCGCACGCAACCGTCCGTGCGGTTGCCGGCCAGACAAGGGGCCCGGAGTGCGGGTCTGTTCGGCGATGTATTGTTCAATCGCCGGTGTGGGCCTGGTATGCTCGAAAACGCGTCGAATCCGTTTGCCTGTGATATCCTGCGCTCGACGCCGTCAGCCGTGTGACGCGGGTGAGAATGCGCTGGAGCACCGCGGATGCGGGTGGCGGCGCCCGTTCGCGGGCTTGTGTTGCCGCGTGGTCGACACGGAGGTGCACTGCCCGCTTCGGTGACCGTCTCGGTGAATGATGCGCACGAGTCCCTGCAACGTTCACGGTCTCGCAGTGTCGCCAACCACCAGCTCCTTGCGGGGATCCGAGTAGGAGCCCGTGCTTCGTTCGCGAGGCATCGACGTAAGGAGCCGCAGGTCCGTAGCCAGATCCCCAGGGCTAAAACTCGCCGGCAAGAAAAGCCGGATCGACCCGCGCGGGTCAATGACATACACCATCGAGTTATGAGTAACCAGATCGATAGACGGAGTGCTCTCGTCTGACGCTGCGGAGTTGACCTGGTTGGCGCCTGTCCCGATATAGTAGTGGGCCCACACGGGCCTCAGTGTCTCGAGGGGGCCTGTCAGATACACGAGGTTGTATGTCACACGGTGCGCGACGAGGAACGCCCGAACCGCCTCCGGCGTGTCTCCGCGTGGGTCAACGCTGACAGCGACGAACGCCACCCGGGCGGTACTCGCACCCAGCATCGTGGACGCCTCGCGCATCTTCTCGGCAATCACAGGGCAGACATCCGGGCAATGCGTGTAGAGAAACGTCAGTGCAACCGCCTTGCCGCGAAAACTCGCCAGCGTCACGTGATGGCCGGCTTGGTCGAGCAGCCGGAAGTTGTACGCTGGCATCGGTGGAACCATCGGGGCTGCCCCCACAAACTGAGGCGGCGCACTGTCGAGTAACTGCATGACCGCGGCGCCCGCCACCACGAGCACGAGGACCAGGACCGCGAGGACCCCCCGGACCCAGGGGCGGGCGAAGAGACGCGCCCCGATTCCGTCGGGGATCATGCTAGTGTGCTCCTGCGTCCTCTTTCGATTCTTTCCCATGACGATGTCCTCACCCGCAGGCTTGCGCGTATACTCCCGGCGGGGCGAGGCGGCCCGGACGCCCCTGACCCACCATCAGGCCGGCGTGCTCGCGACCGCCTCCCCCCCGCCGTTGATCAGTTACCGCACCACCATCGCGCCTTGCATCCAGCCGTTCTTCGCCATCGGGCCGCCCCAACCGCCCTCACCGGTCCCGCACGCCGCCATGCACTGCCAGGGATACGTCCCCGGTCCCGGCGTCTTGATCGTAAAGACGACCGTCGAAAGCGGCGGCATCGGCACGTTCAAGTAAAAGCCCTCGCCCACGACCGTCAACGTGTGCGCGACTTTCTTCATCGGGAGTTGCTTCACGAGAGTCCCAGCGCCTGGGGTCACGGTAGCATTCGCCCCGTTGAAGAACCGCATCGTTCCATCGACCGTTCCCCGGACCACCTCGTAGCCGGGCGGGATGTCGGCGGCACCATCGTCGAAGTCGCGAACCGTCACCTGCACAAGTGCGTGCTGCGGCAGGGTAAAGCGCGCCGGTACATACTCGGGCCACGGGTCCTTCTGTCCGGGGACCTTGACCGTCACGATCTTCAGGGCGAGTTGCACCGGTTGCGACGCGCCAGACGCCGGCGGACGGGCCCCGGGGAGCATGCTCAACATCCCCACCGTCACGCCCGCTACAGCGAGGGCGCGTAGGAGATGTCGTATCATCACGTTCATGGGTGCCACCTCCTCGTTCGAAACATTATAATTAGGCTACTTCCTGGCAGTCCTTCCGCATATCAGGCGGGGACCTGATGTTGCCGTGGCGCGCCAAGCACCCGCGATGCGGCGACCCGGGCGACGAGTATTAGGGTTCAATCCGCTCGTTGCCGATCGAAGACTGCCCTATCGCGTGCTCCCCGCCAACCCTAGTCTGGTCGGCTGATTCACGCTGACGCTCACGGATCGCCCGCGAGTTCGAAGGATCCTATCTCGACCATGGCAGTGGCGCTGACGCGCAACCTTGGAAAGCATAGGGGAGGCCGCGTTGCATGTCAGGGGCGCGGGCTTTCTCGCGGTTCGGGTTACTCTCGCGGGTCGTGGGGCGTAGAGTCAGGCCCCGGCGTGGACCCCTCGTCGTGCTCGCGGCGCGGAAGGGATCTTGGTTCCTCCATCGAGGTATCGAGGGACAACTCAGAGATCGTATAGCCCGCCGCGGCAAGTTGTTCCGCGACGCGGAGTGAGGGAGAAGCGACGCGTATTCGAGCCCGCGCCTCGTACTGATCCACCCGTACGTTCAGCGCAAACGGAGAGAGGGCAGAGCGCAGCACCTCCAGCGATTCCGATAGCCTGCACAGGTCCGACCGGTCGTTCGACAGGTTGACGGCCATGGAGATGCCGCGGATATCCGCCCCGACGCGGCGGATAAAGACTCCGATAACATCGCGGCTTGTGATGAGTCCGATGAGCCTCTGGTCTTCCACCACCGGCAACGCCTGAAGGCCGTGCCAGTACAAGGTGCGCGCCGCTTCCTCCATCAACGCTCCGGGGCGAATCACCACCGGGTGCGTCGTCATGACGTCTGCTAGGGCGACGTCGTTCGGATCGCCGACGCGAGACGGAGGCACGCGCGCCAGGTCGGTCCACGTGGCAACCCCAACGAGCCGGTCCCCCGCCACGACGCACAACCGCCCCGTCCGCGCGGTTCGCATCGAACGGGCTGCCGCCCCTACGGTGGCCCCCGCATCGATCATGAGAGGGTTTGTGATCATGCACTCCCGGACGAGCATCGGCAGCCTCCGGCGGTCATTGCCAACCACGATAAGGATGGGATTAATTTGAAACAATCGGGCCGGCGCCCGATCTTGTGGCCGGGATCCGATCACGGGCATGCCGCTGCTTGGCGCGGACTCGTGTCGCTCAGCCACTCGGGTAGCTGCAGCCGGGCGTCCCACGTCCAACTCTTCGCGGCGAACGGCTTTTTCGATCCGGCCCGGATCCATAAACGAAGCAGGTGGCCCTAGCCCACGCTGGTTTGATGGCAGGAGTTTGATGGGCAAGCCTTCAAATGAATCATGCCGGGTCGTCGGATCGATCGGCAGGGTCCACTAGGAGGAAACAACAGTGGGACGGGATAGACGCCAGAACGATTTAGCGAACCGGTGTTGGACAACGATCGCTTGCGCGACGGCGTTGACGGCGATACTGGTTGGTCTGGGATACGGCGGCGCGATGCGGAACGTGCTCGCGGCGCATGCCATGTTGGCCGTTGCGCCCGCACAGGCGGCCTCGGTCCCGGGCGCGGACCTATACGGCCAGCGTTGTGCCATGTGCCACCAGGTAAGCGGCAAGGGAATGGCGGGTGCTTTTCCGCCGCTCGCCGACAGTCCCGTCGTCAATGGTGATCCCCACTACCTTGCGCGCGTGGTGCTTTACGGTTTGCAGGGCCGCATCGTCGTCAACGGACAGGCATATAGTAGCGCTATGGCCGGCTTGGCAGGGAGCATGAACGATGCACAGATCGCGCAGGTGTTAACCTACATCCGGAGCTCCTGGGGCAACAGCGCGCCGGCAGTGAGCGACGACGTGGTCAAGGGGGAACGGGCAGTACCGGGGACGGCGCAGGACAACGGCGCTAAGTATCCTAAGTGATGCTGCCTGACGTCCGGCGCTAATCGGGCGTCCAATTCATGGTTGCGCTGCTTCTCGTCGAAAGTAGGGTCTGCGCCCGATAGACAAGGCATTATTCGCAGCTTTATGGTTGGAAACAAATAGGAGCGAACAGGAATGGGCTTCGCTCGGCGTACACGCCGGGCGAAGTGGAACCCGAAATCTCGCGCCAGGATCTTC
Above is a window of bacterium DNA encoding:
- a CDS encoding SCO family protein — protein: MIPDGIGARLFARPWVRGVLAVLVLVLVVAGAAVMQLLDSAPPQFVGAAPMVPPMPAYNFRLLDQAGHHVTLASFRGKAVALTFLYTHCPDVCPVIAEKMREASTMLGASTARVAFVAVSVDPRGDTPEAVRAFLVAHRVTYNLVYLTGPLETLRPVWAHYYIGTGANQVNSAASDESTPSIDLVTHNSMVYVIDPRGSIRLFLPASFSPGDLATDLRLLTSMPRERSTGSYSDPRKELVVGDTARP
- a CDS encoding CBS domain-containing protein; the protein is MLVRECMITNPLMIDAGATVGAAARSMRTARTGRLCVVAGDRLVGVATWTDLARVPPSRVGDPNDVALADVMTTHPVVIRPGALMEEAARTLYWHGLQALPVVEDQRLIGLITSRDVIGVFIRRVGADIRGISMAVNLSNDRSDLCRLSESLEVLRSALSPFALNVRVDQYEARARIRVASPSLRVAEQLAAAGYTISELSLDTSMEEPRSLPRREHDEGSTPGPDSTPHDPRE
- a CDS encoding cytochrome c, whose protein sequence is MRNVLAAHAMLAVAPAQAASVPGADLYGQRCAMCHQVSGKGMAGAFPPLADSPVVNGDPHYLARVVLYGLQGRIVVNGQAYSSAMAGLAGSMNDAQIAQVLTYIRSSWGNSAPAVSDDVVKGERAVPGTAQDNGAKYPK